A region of Vigna radiata var. radiata cultivar VC1973A chromosome 6, Vradiata_ver6, whole genome shotgun sequence DNA encodes the following proteins:
- the LOC106763961 gene encoding glutathione S-transferase TCHQD encodes MQLYHHPLDLDSQRVRISLEEEGVDYTSHHVNPITGKNLDSSFFKMNRRGRVPVFQNGSHIIYNTIDIIQYIERIAVVSSGAESISTSNREVIEWMQRIQDWDPKFFTLAHIPEKYRVYVSKFIRQVVIARMSESPELAGDYHRKLREAYETEEKLKEADVLRRGKEHLVRLLDEVERQLCETPFLAGQDFTMADVMLIPVLARLKLLDLEKEYITGRPNIAEYWLLVQERPSYKRVIGKYFNGWRKHKTLLKTWFLVRIRSLLKRY; translated from the exons ATGCAGCTATATCATCATCCGTTGGATTTGGACAGCCAGAGGGTGAGAATTTCATTGGAGGAGGAGGGTGTGGATTATACATCTCACCATGTCAATCCCATTACTGGCAAGAACTTggattcttctttcttcaagaTGAATCGCCGTGGAAGGGTCCCTGTTTTCCAAAATGGTTCTCATATCATTTACAACACTATTGATATAATCCA GTACATAGAAAGAATTGCTGTGGTTTCCTCAGGGGCTGAGAGTATCAGTACCAGTAACAGGGAAGTGATTGAATGGATGCAGAGAATACAAGACTGGGACCCCAAGTTTTTCACACTTGCACATATACCAGAGAAATATCGTGTTTATGTTTCCAAGTTCATAAGGCAAGTGGTGATTGCTCGCATGTCCGAGTCACCTGAATTAGCAGGAGATTACCATAGGAAATTGAGAGAAGCCTATGAAACTgaagagaaattgaaagaagCAGATGTTTTGAGAAGGGGCAAAGAGCATTTGGTTAGATTGCTTGATGAGGTGGAGAGGCAACTATGTGAAACACCTTTTTTGGCAGGTCAAGATTTTACCATGGCTGATGTGATGCTCATTCCAGTATTAGCTCGTTTAAAACTCTTGGATTTAGAGAAGGAGTACATAACTGGAAGGCCAAACATTGCTGAGTACTGGCTTTTGGTTCAGGAAAGGCCTAGTTATAAAAGGGTGATTGGTAAGTACTTTAATGGTTGGAGAAAGCACAAAACACTCTTGAAAACATGGTTCTTAGTTCGTATTCGAAGTTTGCTGAAAAGGTACTAG